One genomic window of Conger conger chromosome 7, fConCon1.1, whole genome shotgun sequence includes the following:
- the tnfsf10l4 gene encoding tumor necrosis factor (ligand) superfamily, member 10 like 4, with protein MTSESESHTYNQLKENILLLANKQDKLRKWNVFVLILSLILGAEVIITAFLLYDLSEEINQAQEDARVGEYPFHCLDQLVDPEYQERTSLNTQGLASCDLWINELRKSAHKQLLSDIRNALYMQLTASNITLSRSKKPVIHMGAEQEPRQFPNWLKNDGENNIRRTMDNLRWNNINGLAVQHGMMGYSPDGEIVVHQEGLYFVYSQVYFQLLPSVQEKRSQPFLQYIYRKTESYQEPILLSKAVMTKCWDTSPDLQLFSSHQGALFHLEQGDKLYLQVTDIQTVRLQEDSTFFGAFMIN; from the exons atgacttcagaaagtgaaagtcaTACTTATAATCAGTTGAAAGAAAACATCTTACTCCTAGCGAACAAGCAAGACAAGCTAAGAAAATGGAATGTTTTCGTTTTGATCTTGAGTCTCATTCTTGGAGCGGAAGTGATAATAACAGCATTCCTTCTGTACGATTTGTCTGAAGAAATAAACCAg GCTCAAGAGGACGCCAGAGTTGGCGAATACCCGTTCCACTGCCTGGACCAGCTTGTTGATCCTGAATATCAGGAGAGGACTTCGCTCAACACTCAGGGTCTTGCAAGTTGCGACTTATGGATTAATGAATTAAGGAAGAGTGCACACAAG CAACTTCTGTCTGACATCAGGAATGCCCTGTACATGCAGCTAACAG CCAGCAACATAACACTATCTCGATCCAAGAAGCCTGTCATTCACATGGGTGCAGAGCAGGAACCGAGGCAGTTTCCTAACTGGCTGAAAAATG ATGGGGAGAACAACATCAGAAGAACAATGGATAATCTTCGCTGGAACAACATTAATGGATTAGCTGTTCAGCATGGAATGATGGGATACAGTCCAGATGGAGAGATTGTGGTACATCAGGAGGGACTTTACTTTGTCTATTCTCAGGTTTACTTCCAACTGCTTCCTTCAGTCCAAGAAAAACGTTCACAGCCTTTCCTGCAGTATATTTACAGGAAGACTGAATCCTACCAGGAGCCTATCCTGCTCTCGAAAGCAGTTATGACAAAGTGCTGGGACACATCACCTGATTTGCAACTGTTCTCtagccaccagggggcactcTTTCACCTGGAACAGGGAGACAAGCTGTACCTCCAAGTAACCGACATTCAAACTGTGCGGTTGCAAGAGGATTCTACTTTCTTTGGAGCTTTTATGATAAACTAA